The Elusimicrobia bacterium HGW-Elusimicrobia-1 genome contains a region encoding:
- a CDS encoding modification methylase: MATKSSNKNLHKANQAKKDEFYTQLIDIEKELKHYKDQFRGKVVYCNCDDPFESNFFKYFAANFNALGLKKLITTSYTKSPIAGGQLPLFEVKGLKPKGKEPLKIEINEISDLDSDGAVGLEDIKWLLKHNANVSASLKGNGDFRSEECIELLKQADIVVTNPPFSLFREYVAQLVEYNKKFLIIGNINAITYKECFKYIKDNKMWLGITMDGRNKWFRVPESYPINENVANSKIENGEKYLFVKGCLWFTNLDTEKRHEKFNLYKKYTSEEYLKYDNYDAIEVPKVSEIPADYDGVMGVPITFLNKYNPDQFKILGMCENLDLYKFKTRIYTSEECKKRYFELFGKKGTYDLNASGVINGNKVYQRLLIKIIRKK, from the coding sequence ATGGCAACCAAATCTTCAAATAAAAACTTACACAAGGCAAACCAAGCAAAAAAAGATGAGTTTTATACTCAGCTTATTGATATTGAAAAAGAACTGAAGCATTATAAAGATCAGTTTCGTGGCAAGGTGGTATATTGCAACTGCGACGATCCGTTCGAGAGCAACTTTTTCAAATATTTTGCCGCCAACTTTAATGCCCTTGGTCTCAAAAAGTTAATCACCACCAGTTATACAAAGTCGCCAATTGCCGGAGGACAGTTGCCGCTCTTTGAAGTCAAAGGCCTAAAACCGAAAGGCAAAGAGCCGTTAAAAATTGAAATTAATGAAATATCAGATCTTGATTCCGACGGCGCGGTTGGTTTGGAAGATATAAAGTGGTTATTGAAGCATAACGCCAATGTTTCTGCGTCGCTTAAAGGTAACGGAGATTTTCGCAGTGAGGAGTGTATCGAACTTCTCAAGCAGGCAGATATTGTGGTAACTAATCCGCCGTTTTCGCTCTTTCGCGAGTATGTGGCGCAATTGGTGGAATACAACAAGAAATTTTTAATCATCGGCAATATTAATGCGATTACCTATAAAGAATGTTTTAAGTATATAAAAGATAACAAAATGTGGCTCGGAATTACGATGGATGGGAGAAATAAATGGTTTCGGGTCCCAGAAAGCTATCCAATAAACGAAAATGTTGCTAATTCAAAAATAGAAAATGGTGAAAAATATCTATTTGTTAAGGGTTGTTTGTGGTTTACTAATTTGGATACTGAAAAACGTCACGAGAAATTCAATCTTTATAAAAAATATACATCGGAAGAATATCTGAAGTATGATAATTACGATGCGATTGAAGTGCCAAAAGTTTCCGAAATCCCCGCTGATTACGACGGTGTAATGGGGGTGCCGATAACTTTTCTAAATAAATATAATCCGGATCAATTTAAAATTTTAGGTATGTGTGAAAATTTAGATTTATACAAATTTAAAACAAGAATTTATACCAGCGAAGAGTGCAAAAAACGATACTTTGAATTATTTGGTAAAAAAGGAACGTATGATTTAAATGCATCTGGCGTCATAAATGGAAATAAAGTTTATCAACGTTTGCTTATTAAAATAATACGAAAAAAATAA